A genomic segment from Sulfitobacter mediterraneus encodes:
- a CDS encoding DMT family transporter yields the protein MPVHYIWLIVAIVTETLGTTALQASQQFSRFWPSVAVVLFYGLSFYFMALALKVMPVGIVYAIWSGLGIVLIAGIGFVLFGQKLDLPAILGLGLIISGIVVIHLFSGSQTH from the coding sequence ATGCCCGTTCACTATATATGGCTGATTGTTGCCATCGTTACCGAAACCCTTGGCACCACCGCACTGCAAGCCTCTCAACAGTTTTCACGGTTCTGGCCATCGGTGGCGGTCGTGCTGTTTTACGGGCTGTCGTTCTATTTCATGGCGCTGGCGCTCAAGGTGATGCCAGTGGGCATTGTCTATGCGATCTGGTCTGGCCTCGGGATTGTCCTGATCGCGGGGATCGGCTTTGTCCTGTTTGGTCAGAAGCTGGATCTGCCCGCGATTTTGGGGCTCGGCCTGATCATCTCTGGCATCGTTGTGATCCATCTGTTTTCCGGCAGTCAAACCCACTGA
- the recA gene encoding recombinase RecA, which produces MATADLLTMDNKKSAEKQKALDSALAQIERQFGKGSIMKLGAEGAVQDITASSTGSLGLDIALGIGGLPMGRIIEIYGPESSGKTTLTLHCVAEQQKNGGVCAFVDAEHALDPQYARKLGVDIDELLISQPDTGEQALEITDTLVRSGAVNMVVVDSVAALTPKSELEGDMGDSSVGVQARLMSQAMRKLTGSISRSNCMVIFINQIRMKIGVMFGSPETTTGGNALKFYSSVRLDIRRIGALKDRDEVVGNATRVKVVKNKVAPPFKQVEFDIMYGEGISKMGELLDLGVKAGVVDKSGSWFSYGDERIGQGRENAKTFLKENEAMAREIEDKIRAAHGLDFEGSENDDILEA; this is translated from the coding sequence ATGGCAACGGCAGATCTTTTGACAATGGACAATAAGAAATCAGCGGAAAAGCAAAAGGCGCTGGACAGCGCCCTGGCACAGATTGAGCGGCAATTTGGCAAAGGCTCAATCATGAAATTGGGCGCTGAGGGCGCCGTTCAGGACATCACAGCCAGCTCCACCGGCTCGCTTGGTCTCGACATCGCGCTCGGCATTGGCGGTCTGCCGATGGGGCGGATCATTGAAATTTACGGGCCGGAAAGCTCCGGTAAAACGACATTGACCCTGCACTGCGTGGCAGAGCAGCAAAAGAACGGCGGCGTCTGTGCTTTTGTGGATGCGGAACACGCGCTGGATCCGCAATACGCCCGCAAGCTGGGCGTCGACATTGACGAGCTGTTGATTTCGCAGCCCGACACCGGTGAACAGGCGCTTGAGATCACTGATACGCTGGTGCGCTCCGGTGCGGTGAACATGGTTGTGGTGGATTCCGTCGCCGCCCTGACCCCAAAATCCGAACTTGAGGGTGACATGGGCGACAGCTCTGTTGGTGTGCAGGCTCGCTTGATGAGCCAGGCCATGCGTAAACTGACCGGTTCTATCTCGCGCTCCAACTGCATGGTGATCTTCATCAACCAGATCCGGATGAAGATCGGCGTGATGTTCGGCTCTCCCGAAACCACGACAGGTGGCAACGCGCTGAAGTTCTATTCCTCCGTCCGTCTGGACATCCGCCGCATTGGCGCATTGAAAGACCGCGACGAGGTTGTCGGCAACGCCACCCGCGTCAAGGTCGTGAAAAACAAGGTTGCACCGCCGTTCAAACAGGTCGAATTCGACATCATGTATGGCGAAGGCATCTCCAAGATGGGCGAACTGCTGGATCTGGGCGTTAAGGCAGGCGTGGTCGATAAATCCGGCTCGTGGTTCTCTTACGGGGATGAACGGATCGGGCAGGGCCGCGAAAACGCCAAGACCTTCCTCAAGGAAAATGAGGCAATGGCCCGCGAGATCGAGGATAAAATCCGCGCCGCCCATGGGCTGGATTTCGAGGGCTCCGAAAACGACGATATCCTCGAAGCTTGA
- a CDS encoding ATP-binding protein — MFVVLSVLLAVLAVIAPHRIATLCLLTAATTILAFACLRAYRDARRMKKDVGKVNIVADFIANDTVASLVTTRDGTVTLQNAAATRMFKNDDNVTLANILSGTFASPQAILYRLQSRATVTGTAHEDIVTKTGHMRIGVHDIGQGGLVWRIDQIPDRTPPRQPQEGQQLPMVMVGRTDAILFMNDAARRLVGGRVKSLDRMFTRLPLLPGTQAEITTADGPQKALVAEIQAGAGRRAIYLLPPPDVLQTGEQGWQAFHDLPVPMIKVAPDGAVQSFNKMAKTLVGVNLSETVHLSDLMEGLGRSITDWLNDTLAGRKVQKSEFLRLRREDKEVFVQVVLNPINEDGNPALIAVMHDATELKSLEAKFVQSQKMQAIGQLAGGVAHDFNNLLTAISGHCDLLLLRHDQGDSDYGDLVQISQNANRAAALVGQLLAFSRKQTLRPETLDMRDTLADLTHLLNRLVGEKVTLTLSHDPVLQPIRADKRQLEQVLMNLVVNARDAMPEGGEIRIVTESITLKDPLLRDQVSVPPGQYVTVKVIDEGSGIAPDKRDKVFQPFFTTKRTGEGTGLGLSTAYGIVKQSGGFIFVDSIVGKGTTFALYFPVLDLPATVQPAAAAKSLPPRAQTEDGVILLVEDEAPVRAFASRALRLRGYTVLEADCAEAALKTLEDANLSIDVFVTDVVMPGMDGPSWVREALKVRPDVRVVFVSGYAEDSLAEAQTKIPNSVFLPKPFSLSELTDTVGQQLH, encoded by the coding sequence ATGTTTGTTGTGCTGTCCGTGTTGCTGGCTGTATTGGCCGTGATCGCGCCGCACCGCATCGCGACATTGTGTTTGCTCACGGCTGCAACGACGATATTGGCCTTTGCCTGCCTGCGTGCCTATCGGGATGCCCGCCGGATGAAAAAGGACGTTGGCAAGGTCAATATCGTGGCTGATTTTATCGCCAATGACACGGTGGCCAGTCTTGTCACCACACGGGATGGAACTGTCACGCTCCAAAACGCTGCCGCAACGCGCATGTTCAAGAACGACGATAATGTCACGCTTGCCAATATCTTGTCCGGCACTTTTGCCAGCCCGCAGGCCATTTTGTACCGCCTACAATCGCGTGCAACCGTCACCGGAACCGCCCATGAGGATATTGTAACCAAAACCGGCCATATGCGCATCGGCGTCCATGATATCGGGCAGGGCGGTCTGGTCTGGCGCATTGATCAGATACCGGACCGCACACCGCCACGCCAACCCCAAGAAGGCCAGCAATTGCCGATGGTTATGGTGGGACGCACCGATGCAATCCTGTTCATGAACGATGCCGCGCGGCGGCTGGTGGGCGGGCGTGTCAAATCGCTTGACCGGATGTTCACGCGGCTGCCTTTGCTGCCCGGCACACAGGCCGAGATTACCACCGCAGACGGTCCGCAAAAGGCGCTTGTTGCTGAGATCCAGGCCGGGGCAGGCCGACGGGCGATCTATCTTTTGCCGCCGCCCGATGTGCTGCAAACCGGCGAACAGGGATGGCAGGCTTTCCACGATCTGCCCGTTCCGATGATCAAGGTCGCCCCGGACGGGGCCGTCCAATCTTTCAACAAAATGGCCAAGACACTGGTCGGTGTGAATCTGTCCGAAACCGTGCATCTGTCTGATTTGATGGAAGGGTTAGGCCGCTCCATCACCGATTGGCTGAACGACACTTTGGCCGGTCGCAAGGTGCAGAAGTCCGAATTTTTGCGGCTTCGGCGCGAGGACAAGGAGGTTTTTGTGCAAGTCGTGCTGAACCCGATCAACGAAGACGGCAACCCCGCATTGATCGCGGTCATGCATGACGCGACTGAGCTGAAATCATTGGAGGCGAAGTTTGTACAAAGTCAGAAAATGCAAGCGATCGGACAACTTGCGGGCGGCGTTGCGCATGACTTCAATAACCTTCTGACCGCGATCTCTGGCCATTGTGACCTGCTGCTGTTGCGCCATGATCAGGGCGACAGTGATTATGGTGATCTTGTCCAGATCAGCCAGAACGCCAATCGTGCCGCCGCATTGGTCGGGCAATTGCTGGCCTTCTCGCGCAAACAGACCCTGCGACCCGAGACGTTGGATATGCGCGATACTTTGGCCGATCTGACCCATCTGTTGAACCGACTGGTGGGCGAAAAGGTCACGCTCACGCTCAGCCATGATCCGGTTCTGCAACCCATTCGGGCGGACAAAAGGCAGTTGGAACAGGTGCTTATGAACCTTGTGGTCAATGCCCGTGATGCCATGCCCGAAGGCGGAGAAATTCGGATTGTTACCGAATCCATCACCCTCAAAGATCCGCTGCTCCGCGATCAGGTTTCCGTGCCGCCGGGCCAATATGTCACCGTCAAAGTCATCGACGAGGGATCAGGCATTGCGCCCGACAAACGTGACAAGGTGTTTCAACCGTTCTTCACAACCAAACGCACGGGCGAGGGAACGGGCCTTGGCCTGTCCACGGCTTACGGCATCGTCAAACAATCGGGCGGCTTCATCTTTGTCGATTCCATTGTCGGCAAAGGCACAACCTTTGCGCTCTATTTCCCGGTTCTGGATCTGCCCGCCACGGTGCAGCCCGCAGCCGCAGCCAAATCTCTGCCTCCGCGGGCCCAGACCGAAGATGGCGTTATCTTGCTGGTCGAAGACGAGGCGCCGGTGCGGGCCTTTGCCAGCCGCGCCTTGCGTTTGCGTGGCTATACCGTGCTTGAGGCCGATTGTGCCGAGGCCGCGCTTAAAACCCTCGAAGATGCGAACCTGAGCATTGATGTCTTTGTGACAGACGTGGTGATGCCGGGCATGGACGGGCCAAGCTGGGTGCGCGAAGCGTTGAAAGTGCGGCCAGACGTGCGGGTGGTCTTTGTGTCAGGCTATGCCGAGGACAGCCTAGCGGAGGCGCAGACAAAAATCCCCAACTCCGTGTTCCTCCCCAAACCCTTTTCACTGAGCGAGCTGACAGACACGGTGGGGCAGCAACTGCACTGA
- a CDS encoding DUF6356 family protein — MIARLFLDHPAKVDETFLEHMLFALKFSGLLFAAAGAALIHAFVPALCEKTASGIIKTLYERTCNRG, encoded by the coding sequence ATGATCGCACGTCTTTTCCTCGACCATCCGGCCAAAGTGGATGAAACTTTCCTTGAGCATATGCTCTTCGCACTGAAATTCTCTGGCCTGCTGTTCGCTGCGGCGGGTGCGGCGCTGATCCACGCCTTTGTGCCTGCCTTGTGTGAAAAGACCGCCAGCGGGATCATCAAGACGCTCTATGAGCGCACCTGCAACCGGGGCTGA
- the typA gene encoding translational GTPase TypA, protein MDLRNIAIIAHVDHGKTTLVDELLKQSGTYRENQATTERAMDSNDLERERGITIFAKPTSVEWKGTRINIVDTPGHADFGGEVERILSMVDGVVLLVDAAEGPMPQTKFVTSKALKLGLRPIVVINKVDKPDGEPDRALDECFDLFASLDATDEQLDFPTMYASGRAGWADHELDGKREGLDDLFQLILDHVPAPKQISETDKPFTMLATTLGGDPFLGRLLTGRVETGTLKAGQTIKAMSRDGSLIENFRCTKILAFRGLDQTAIDVAEAGDIVSIAGMTKATVADTLADQSVSEAIPAQPIDPPTITVTFGINDSPLAGRDGKKVQSRVIRERLLKEAESNVAIKISDTPGGDAFEVAGRGELQMGVLIENMRREGFELSISRPQVLFREIDGVRHEPIEEATIDVDDEYSGAVIEKITGVRKGELVEMKPAGAGKTRIVAHVPSRGLIGYHGEFLTDTRGTGVINRVFHEWAPHKGPIPGRRAGVLISMENGTSVAFALWNLEERGKMMIGAQADVYTGMIIGEHSRENDLEVNPLKGKKLTNVRASGTDEAVRLTTPKILSLEEAIAYIDDDELVEVTPNAIRLRKRYLDPHERKRMAKAG, encoded by the coding sequence ATGGACCTGCGCAATATCGCAATCATCGCTCACGTTGACCACGGCAAAACCACGCTGGTGGACGAGCTTCTGAAACAATCCGGTACCTACCGTGAAAACCAGGCCACCACCGAACGGGCCATGGACAGCAACGATCTGGAGCGCGAACGCGGCATCACGATCTTTGCCAAGCCGACTTCGGTCGAGTGGAAAGGCACACGTATCAACATCGTGGACACCCCCGGCCACGCCGACTTTGGCGGCGAGGTTGAGCGGATCCTGTCGATGGTGGACGGTGTTGTCCTTCTGGTGGATGCGGCTGAAGGCCCGATGCCCCAAACCAAATTTGTGACCTCCAAGGCGCTTAAGCTGGGTCTGCGGCCGATCGTTGTGATCAACAAGGTCGACAAGCCGGATGGCGAACCGGACCGGGCGCTGGACGAATGCTTTGACCTTTTTGCCAGCCTTGATGCGACAGACGAACAGCTGGATTTCCCGACGATGTACGCCTCCGGTCGCGCCGGTTGGGCCGATCACGAACTTGACGGCAAACGCGAGGGTCTGGACGATCTGTTCCAGTTGATCCTTGACCACGTCCCTGCCCCCAAGCAGATCAGCGAAACCGACAAGCCGTTTACCATGCTCGCAACAACTCTGGGCGGTGATCCGTTCCTGGGGCGGTTGCTGACGGGGCGTGTTGAAACCGGCACGTTGAAAGCTGGCCAAACGATCAAGGCGATGTCGCGTGATGGCTCTTTGATTGAAAACTTCCGTTGCACTAAAATTCTCGCGTTTCGTGGTTTGGATCAAACGGCAATTGACGTGGCCGAAGCGGGCGACATTGTTTCTATTGCGGGCATGACCAAGGCCACCGTGGCCGATACGCTGGCCGATCAATCCGTTAGCGAAGCCATCCCGGCACAGCCGATTGACCCGCCCACCATCACCGTGACCTTTGGCATCAACGACAGCCCGCTGGCGGGCCGTGACGGCAAGAAAGTGCAGTCCCGCGTGATCCGTGAACGTCTGTTGAAGGAAGCGGAATCAAACGTCGCGATCAAGATCAGCGACACGCCGGGCGGCGATGCCTTTGAGGTTGCGGGCCGCGGCGAATTGCAGATGGGCGTTCTGATCGAAAACATGCGCCGCGAAGGCTTTGAGCTGTCGATCTCGCGTCCGCAGGTTCTGTTCCGCGAAATTGATGGGGTTCGCCATGAGCCGATTGAAGAGGCCACCATCGACGTGGATGACGAATATTCCGGCGCCGTGATCGAAAAGATCACCGGCGTGCGCAAGGGTGAGCTGGTCGAGATGAAACCAGCCGGCGCCGGCAAGACCCGCATCGTGGCCCATGTGCCATCGCGTGGCTTGATCGGTTATCACGGTGAGTTTCTGACCGACACGCGCGGCACGGGCGTGATCAACCGGGTGTTCCACGAATGGGCACCGCACAAGGGGCCAATTCCGGGCCGCCGTGCAGGTGTTCTGATCTCCATGGAAAACGGCACATCGGTGGCCTTTGCCCTTTGGAACCTCGAAGAGCGCGGCAAGATGATGATCGGTGCACAGGCCGATGTGTACACCGGCATGATCATTGGCGAGCATTCGCGCGAGAACGATCTGGAAGTGAACCCACTGAAGGGTAAAAAGCTGACCAACGTGCGGGCCTCTGGCACCGATGAAGCGGTGCGCCTGACCACGCCAAAGATCCTGTCGCTGGAAGAGGCGATTGCCTATATCGACGATGATGAGCTGGTGGAAGTGACGCCAAATGCGATCCGTCTGCGGAAGCGTTACCTGGATCCCCATGAGCGCAAGCGCATGGCAAAAGCGGGCTAA
- a CDS encoding gamma-glutamyl kinase, which yields MLVFVKERLAFLSVPKTGTTAYQAALADRADMVVSDPPMLKHAPVYRYNRFFRPMFEKVCGVELELMAVMREPVSWLGSWYRYRQRPFMAGKPNSTAGISFDDFVLGYLKGKKPGFADVGSQANFLKSQPNGTGISHLFRYEDQDRLQAFLQDRLEVRIDLQQLNVSPPMQLHLSTSVEDRLRRKCAEEFLLYDSIS from the coding sequence GTGCTTGTTTTTGTTAAAGAACGTCTGGCGTTTTTGTCTGTTCCCAAAACCGGGACAACGGCCTATCAGGCGGCTTTGGCGGATCGGGCGGATATGGTGGTCTCGGACCCGCCGATGCTGAAGCATGCGCCGGTTTATCGCTACAACCGGTTCTTTCGGCCGATGTTTGAAAAGGTGTGCGGGGTCGAGCTTGAATTGATGGCGGTCATGCGGGAGCCGGTGTCGTGGCTGGGCAGTTGGTACCGTTATCGCCAGCGTCCCTTTATGGCGGGCAAGCCCAACAGCACGGCGGGAATCAGTTTTGATGACTTCGTTCTGGGCTATCTCAAGGGCAAAAAGCCGGGGTTTGCCGATGTTGGAAGTCAAGCTAACTTTTTGAAATCACAGCCGAATGGCACCGGGATCAGCCATTTGTTCCGCTATGAGGATCAAGACCGGTTGCAGGCCTTTCTGCAAGATCGGCTTGAGGTGCGTATTGATCTGCAGCAGCTCAATGTCTCTCCTCCGATGCAGTTACATCTGTCCACATCGGTCGAAGACCGGCTGCGCCGCAAATGTGCGGAGGAATTTCTGCTTTACGATTCGATATCGTGA
- a CDS encoding Lrp/AsnC family transcriptional regulator — protein MGSIDDIDRRILAELQRDAGKSLESLGEVVGLSRNACWRRIKAMEDSGLIRSRVTLLDPVQLNLGLTVFMQIRTNAHAPDWLDTFSKATLGMPEILGVYRMTGDLDYLIRARVADMADYDRLYQALIRKVPLSDVSASFVMEEIKETTQLPVLRRI, from the coding sequence ATGGGATCAATTGACGACATAGACCGGAGAATACTTGCCGAATTGCAACGCGATGCGGGCAAATCACTGGAATCACTGGGTGAGGTCGTTGGCCTGTCGCGCAATGCCTGCTGGCGCCGGATCAAGGCCATGGAAGACAGCGGGCTGATCCGGTCGCGGGTGACGCTGCTCGATCCGGTGCAACTCAACCTCGGTCTGACGGTATTCATGCAAATCCGCACCAACGCCCATGCGCCCGATTGGCTGGATACCTTTTCCAAGGCCACCCTTGGCATGCCGGAGATCCTGGGTGTGTACCGGATGACCGGGGATCTGGACTATCTGATACGGGCCCGTGTGGCGGATATGGCGGATTACGATCGTCTTTATCAGGCGTTGATCCGCAAGGTGCCATTGTCCGATGTCTCGGCCAGTTTTGTGATGGAAGAGATCAAGGAAACCACGCAACTGCCCGTGCTCAGAAGGATTTGA
- a CDS encoding class II glutamine amidotransferase: MCRWAAWQGKPLFLSEILTAPDHSLIQQSREASKCKTAINADGFGLAWYDQHPNPGLYRDVYPAWSDANLKSLAEQVRARLFLAHVRASTGTATSRNNCHPFVQGKWSFMHNGQVGGFDSFRKDADMMIPDALYAHRKGATDSEALFLVACGMGLDNDPKAAMQAAVGAFEARSLRSGQGPHMRMAAGFSDGVTLYALRYASDDLAPSMFYQWNDDWQGWSVVSEPYDTAFGNWIEVPKGSFCRFTATEVKIEPFAPIYAQAQTPELRAV, from the coding sequence ATGTGCAGATGGGCGGCGTGGCAGGGCAAACCCCTGTTTCTAAGCGAAATTCTGACCGCCCCGGATCATTCCTTGATCCAGCAGTCCCGCGAGGCCAGCAAATGCAAAACCGCGATCAACGCGGATGGTTTCGGGCTGGCCTGGTATGACCAACATCCCAATCCCGGCCTTTACCGGGATGTCTATCCGGCCTGGTCGGATGCAAACCTGAAATCATTGGCCGAACAAGTGCGCGCGCGTCTGTTTCTGGCCCATGTTCGCGCCTCGACCGGAACCGCGACCAGCCGCAACAACTGCCATCCCTTTGTGCAGGGCAAGTGGTCTTTCATGCACAACGGGCAAGTGGGCGGCTTTGACAGCTTTCGCAAGGACGCCGACATGATGATCCCTGATGCGCTTTATGCCCATCGCAAGGGCGCCACCGACAGCGAAGCGTTGTTTCTGGTGGCCTGCGGCATGGGGTTGGACAACGACCCAAAAGCCGCCATGCAAGCCGCCGTTGGCGCGTTTGAGGCCCGTTCCCTGCGATCAGGGCAGGGGCCACATATGCGCATGGCGGCAGGGTTCTCGGACGGGGTAACGCTTTACGCACTGCGCTATGCCTCCGACGATCTTGCCCCGTCGATGTTTTATCAGTGGAATGATGACTGGCAGGGCTGGTCGGTGGTCTCAGAACCCTACGACACAGCCTTCGGCAATTGGATCGAAGTGCCCAAGGGCAGCTTTTGCCGGTTCACCGCCACAGAGGTCAAGATTGAGCCTTTTGCGCCCATCTACGCGCAGGCCCAAACGCCGGAACTGCGTGCCGTCTGA
- a CDS encoding DUF1330 domain-containing protein, whose product MGALWIAHVTVTDEEAYKKYAAGATVAIAEHGGEFIARGGRFVQLEGKERPRNVVARFPDVETAEKCYHSEAYQAALNHARGASERELMIIETNE is encoded by the coding sequence ATGGGCGCACTTTGGATTGCACATGTCACCGTCACCGACGAAGAGGCATACAAGAAATACGCCGCGGGCGCGACCGTCGCCATTGCCGAACACGGGGGCGAGTTTATCGCCCGTGGCGGCCGTTTCGTTCAGCTTGAAGGCAAGGAACGGCCACGCAATGTCGTGGCCCGGTTCCCCGACGTGGAAACCGCAGAAAAATGTTACCACTCAGAGGCTTATCAGGCGGCACTGAACCATGCCCGCGGCGCGTCCGAGCGCGAGCTGATGATCATCGAGACCAACGAATAA
- the alaS gene encoding alanine--tRNA ligase: MKTLNEIRSTFLSYFGKQGHAIEPSGPLVPRNDPTLMFANSGMVQFKNLFTGVETRDYVRATTAQKCVRAGGKHNDLDNVGYTARHHTFFEMLGNFSFGDYFKAEAIAFAWELLTKDFGIDASRLLVTVYHTDDEAAEIWKKVAGLPDDRIIRIATDDNFWRMGPTGPCGPCTEIFYDHGDHIPGGPPGTPEEDGDRFIEIWNIVFMQNEQFEDGSMKPLAMQSIDTGMGLERIGALLQGQHDNYETDTMRALIEASGNALHMDPFTSGNVHHRVIADHLRSTSFLIADGVMPSNDGRGYVLRRIMRRAMRHAHLLGAKDPLMYQLVPALVSQMGSAYPELGQAQALITETLMLEETRFKQTLERGLKLLEDEVSTLEEGAALPGAAAFKLYDTYGFPLDLTQDALREQGRAVDTDGFDTAMAEQKAKARAAWSGSGEAADATVWFDVADKHGTTDFLGYDTETAEGQIAAIVQGSDLTEKAGKGDTVQIALNQTPFYAESGGQVGDSGTIRTETGKVQITDTRKTAGVFSHIGKVLEGEVEVGQAAVLEVDHSRRTAIRANHSATHLLHEALRGALGDHVSQRGSLNAADRLRFDFSHAKALSPEELSGVESEVNDYIRQNTPVETRIMTPDDARALGAQALFGEKYGDEVRVVSMGRQDGSGKGTDKSTYSLELCGGTHVRQTGDIGAFVLLGDSASSAGVRRIEALTGAEALNWLRDQQAALSRVAETLKTATTDVPDRVRALMDERKALSNEVAQLRRELAMSGGGSAAPDVREVNGVKFIAQVLSGVTGKDLPALVDEHKAQLGSGAVLLIADAGGKAAVAAGVTDDLKGDLSAVDLVKAAVAELGGKGGGGRPDMAQGGGKSADNAQAAIAAAENTIKG, encoded by the coding sequence ATGAAGACGTTGAACGAGATCCGCTCCACCTTTTTGTCCTATTTCGGCAAACAGGGCCACGCGATTGAGCCATCCGGCCCATTGGTGCCGCGCAACGACCCGACATTGATGTTTGCAAACTCCGGCATGGTGCAGTTCAAGAACCTCTTTACCGGGGTTGAAACGCGCGACTATGTCCGTGCCACCACCGCGCAAAAATGTGTGCGGGCAGGGGGCAAGCACAACGATCTGGACAATGTCGGCTACACCGCCCGCCACCACACCTTCTTTGAAATGCTCGGCAACTTCAGCTTTGGCGACTATTTCAAGGCCGAGGCCATCGCCTTTGCCTGGGAATTGTTGACCAAGGACTTTGGCATCGACGCCTCGCGCCTTTTGGTCACGGTGTACCACACCGACGATGAGGCCGCCGAGATCTGGAAGAAGGTCGCCGGCCTGCCCGATGACCGGATCATCCGCATCGCCACCGACGACAACTTCTGGCGTATGGGACCAACCGGCCCTTGCGGCCCCTGCACCGAGATTTTCTATGACCACGGCGATCACATCCCCGGCGGCCCTCCCGGCACACCAGAGGAAGACGGCGACCGGTTCATCGAGATCTGGAACATCGTTTTCATGCAGAACGAACAATTCGAAGACGGCTCCATGAAGCCGCTCGCGATGCAGTCGATCGACACCGGCATGGGGCTGGAACGGATTGGCGCATTGTTACAGGGCCAACACGACAATTACGAGACCGACACCATGCGCGCCCTCATTGAGGCCAGCGGCAATGCGCTGCACATGGATCCGTTCACCAGCGGCAACGTGCATCACCGTGTGATCGCTGATCACCTGCGATCCACCTCCTTCCTGATTGCCGATGGCGTGATGCCCTCCAACGACGGACGCGGCTATGTCCTCCGCCGGATCATGCGCCGCGCCATGCGTCATGCGCATCTGCTCGGCGCAAAAGACCCGCTGATGTATCAACTGGTCCCCGCATTGGTAAGCCAGATGGGCTCGGCCTATCCAGAGCTTGGACAGGCGCAGGCACTGATCACCGAGACCCTGATGCTCGAAGAAACCCGCTTCAAACAAACCCTTGAGCGCGGTTTGAAACTGCTCGAAGACGAGGTAAGCACCTTGGAAGAGGGCGCCGCCTTGCCGGGCGCGGCGGCGTTCAAACTGTATGACACCTACGGCTTCCCGCTGGATCTGACCCAAGATGCCCTGCGCGAACAGGGCCGCGCTGTGGACACAGACGGGTTTGACACCGCAATGGCCGAGCAGAAAGCCAAGGCGCGCGCAGCATGGTCTGGTTCGGGCGAAGCGGCAGATGCAACGGTTTGGTTCGATGTGGCAGACAAACACGGCACCACGGATTTCCTCGGCTATGACACCGAAACCGCCGAGGGCCAGATCGCTGCGATTGTGCAAGGCAGCGACCTGACCGAGAAGGCAGGCAAAGGCGACACCGTGCAAATCGCCCTGAACCAGACCCCGTTCTATGCAGAATCCGGTGGTCAGGTGGGTGACAGCGGCACAATCCGCACCGAAACGGGCAAGGTGCAAATCACCGATACCCGCAAAACCGCTGGCGTTTTCTCCCATATAGGCAAGGTGTTAGAAGGCGAAGTTGAAGTAGGTCAAGCCGCCGTTCTCGAGGTGGATCACAGCCGCCGGACCGCCATCCGCGCCAATCACTCCGCCACGCACCTGCTGCATGAAGCCCTGCGCGGCGCATTGGGCGATCACGTCTCGCAGCGCGGCTCGCTCAATGCTGCTGACCGGCTGCGCTTTGACTTCTCCCATGCCAAGGCGCTCAGCCCGGAAGAGCTGTCGGGCGTGGAAAGCGAAGTGAATGACTACATCCGCCAGAACACACCGGTGGAAACCCGCATCATGACACCGGACGATGCCCGCGCTCTCGGCGCGCAGGCGCTCTTTGGTGAGAAATACGGCGACGAGGTGCGCGTGGTCTCCATGGGGCGGCAAGACGGCTCTGGCAAAGGCACGGACAAATCCACCTATTCACTGGAGCTTTGCGGCGGCACCCATGTGCGCCAGACCGGCGATATCGGCGCCTTTGTCCTCTTGGGCGACAGCGCCAGCAGCGCCGGCGTGCGCCGCATCGAAGCCCTGACCGGGGCCGAGGCGCTGAACTGGCTGCGCGATCAACAGGCCGCGCTCTCCCGCGTCGCGGAAACCCTCAAAACAGCCACAACAGATGTGCCAGACCGCGTCCGCGCCCTGATGGATGAACGCAAGGCGCTGTCCAACGAGGTGGCGCAACTGCGCCGCGAATTGGCGATGTCCGGCGGCGGCAGCGCAGCACCAGACGTGCGCGAGGTCAATGGCGTCAAATTCATCGCCCAGGTGCTCAGCGGTGTTACCGGCAAGGATCTTCCTGCGCTGGTTGATGAACACAAGGCTCAGCTGGGCTCCGGCGCAGTGCTGCTGATTGCCGACGCGGGCGGCAAGGCGGCTGTGGCCGCAGGCGTTACCGATGATCTCAAGGGCGATCTGTCTGCCGTTGATCTGGTCAAGGCGGCAGTGGCCGAATTGGGCGGCAAGGGCGGCGGTGGCCGCCCCGATATGGCACAAGGCGGCGGCAAAAGCGCCGACAACGCGCAAGCGGCCATCGCCGCTGCCGAAAACACAATAAAAGGATAA